In Sphaeramia orbicularis chromosome 3, fSphaOr1.1, whole genome shotgun sequence, a genomic segment contains:
- the caprin1a gene encoding caprin-1a isoform X2: MPSAMVGNSAVQSALPDLGNGSQSEAMKQILGVMDKKVRNMEKKKSKLDDYQAKKDKGERLNQDQLEALAKYQEINNNLEFARELQKSFLTLGQEVQKAVKKSARREQLQREEMEQRRLKTVLELQFLLDQLGDDNVRKDLKRPDASGSQLLTDADLSSLDEFYKLVGPDRNYDVRLTDQYEEASVHLWELLESRDKAVAGTTYKSLKETLEKVLLSGYFDRAQTHQNGTCNEGEEQEEQAVVTESKGMEEPTEPEGTVTEKYSEPVKVETTEFVNRQFIPEAAYSSTDKDQVEEWTVEAQMVNSLQHQPPAQLAPEAAAVVNHAPPCPTTDPVVRKQAVQDLMAQMQGTYNFMQDSMLEFDGQALDPAIVSAQPMKPVQTVDLQQMGCASTLSESRLPQTTAVSGPQDSSQASLSLSSEQPPAPCSLSSAFPPVSKPTHSGGINVNAAPFQSVQAVFNMNAPVPPTGDSQADPLKQASQFPGGYTQGFSSQSDNTVDQSDIPQETLQSVVGGFQPQDQVLSSAVGHEESSAGAGFGQSNPSFYNSRAVPRGGPRNARGMMNGYRGSTNGFRGGYESYRPPFSNAPNSGYGQTQFNASRDFSNSTYQRVRCLFKYA; the protein is encoded by the exons ATGCCTTCAGCAATGGTTGGCAACAGTGCTGTCCAGTCTGCCCTTCCAGACTTGGGAAATGGAAGTCAATCTGAGGCCATGAAGCAGATTCTGGGTGTGATGGACAAGAAGGTTCGCAACATGGAAAAgaaaaag tCTAAACTGGATGATTATCAGGCCAAGAAGGATAAAGGAGAAAGACTGAATCAAGACCAGCTG GAGGCGCTGGCAAAGTACCAGGAGATCAACAACAACCTTGAGTTTGCTCGAGAACTGCAGAAAAGCTTCCTGACATTGGGCCAAGAG GTTCAAAAGGCAGTGAAGAAGTCTGCAAGACGGGAACAGTTACAGCGAGAGGAGATGGAGCAAAGACGGCTGAAAACTGTTTTGGAGCTTCAGTTCTTACTGGACCAGTTGGGAGATGACAATGTCAGGAAGGACCTCAAACGGCCTGATGCCTCTGGTTCACAGTTGCTCACCGATGCTGACCTTTCATCCCTTGATGAGTTTTACAAATTGGTGGGACCTGATAGGAACTATGATGTTAG GTTGACTGACCAATATGAAGAAGCCTCAGTACACTTGTGGGAACTGCTTGAGAGCCGAGACAAGGCTGTGGCAGGGACTACAT ACAAGTCACTGAAGGAGACTCTGGAGAAGGTGCTGCTCAGCGGTTACTTCGACAGAGCACAAACCCATCAGAATGGCACTTGTAATGAaggagaggagcaggaggagcaggctGTAGTGACTGAGTCCAAGGGAATGGAGGAACCAACGGAACCTG AAGGAACAGTTACTGAAAAATACTCAGAACCAGTTAAAGTGGAAACCACAGAG TTTGTAAACAGACAGTTCATTCCAGAAGCTGCGTACAGTAGTACAGACAAAGACCAAGTGGAGGAGTGGACAGTGGAGGCTCAG ATGGTGAATTCCCTACAGCATCAGCCCCCTGCCCAGCTGGCTCCAGAAGCAGCTGCTGTTGTGAATCATGCTCCTCCCTGTCCAACTACTGACCCAGTGGTCAGAAAGCAGGCAGTGCAAGACCTCATGGCCCAAATGCAGGGAACGTACAACTTCATGCAG GACTCCATGTTGGAGTTTGACGGTCAGGCTCTGGATCCTGCCATTGTATCAGCTCAGCCCATGAAGCCTGTGCAGACTGTTGACCTGCAGCAGATGGGCTGTGCCTCCA CGCTTTCAGAGTCCCGACTTCCTCAAACCACTGCAGTGTCAGGTCCACAGGATTCCTCACAA GCCTCGCTGTCTTTATCCTCTGAGCAGCCCCCTGCCCCATGCTCCCTGTCCTCTGCCTTCCCACCCGTCTCCAAACCCACCCACAGCGGTGGCATCAATGTCAACGCAGCACCTTTCCAGTCAGTGCAAGCG GTGTTTAACATGAATGCGCCTGTGCCCCCAACTGGTGATAGTCAAGCAGATCCTCTGAAGCAGGCCAGCCAGTTTCCTGGTGGTTACACACAGGGCTTTAGCAGCCAGTCAGACAACACAGTAGACCAGTCTGACATCCCACAGGAGACATTACAGTCAG TTGTTGGTGGGTTCCAGCCCCAAGACCAGGTCCTGTCCTCAGCAGTGGGCCATGAGGAGTCCTCGGCTGGTGCTGGGTTTGGACAGTCAAATCCGTCCTTCTATAACAGCAGGGCAGTGCCCAGGGGCGGACCCAGGAATGCCCGTGGCATGATGAACGGTTACCGGGGGTCCACCAATGGCTTCAGAG